From the Halogeometricum rufum genome, the window GTGAGCAGACCGAGGTCGACGTAGCCCTTCGCCGTCTCGGAGTGGTAGTTGCCGGTGGCGACGTGCGAGTACAACTGCACGCCGTCGTCCTCCTCGCGGACGACCAGCGCCGTCTTCGTGTGCGTCTTCAGGCCGATGGTGCCGTAGGCGACGTGGATGCCCTCCTCCTCCAGTCGGCGGACCCACTCCAGGTTGTTCTGCTCGTCGAACCGCGCCTTCAACTCGACCATCACCGCCACCTGCTTGCCGTTCTCGGCGGCCTCGATGAGGCTCTGGATGACCTGCGAGTCCGAGGCCGTCCGGTAGATGGCGGCCTTGATGGCGAGGACGTCGGGGTCCGTGGCCGCCTCGTCGAGGAACCGCTGGACGGTGTCGTCGAAGGAGTGGTACGGGTGGTGCAACAGGATGTCGTCGCGGCGAATCTCCGAGAACACCGTCGGCGTCGACTCCGCCGACACCTCGGTCGGTCCGGTGCCGCGTTCGAGTCGCGGGTGCAACTGCGGCGTCCACGAGTCGAGTTTCAGGTCCGGTCGGTCGAAGTCCACGAGCGACATGAACTCGCGGTGGTCGAGGGGCCCGGGGAGACGGAACACCTCGTCCTCGGCGATGTCGAGTTGCTCCCGCAGGAGGTCCACCACGACTTCGGGGGCGTCCTCCTCGACTTCGAGGCGGACGACGGTGGCGAAGCGGCGTTGCTCGATGACCTCCTGAATCATGTCGATGAGGTCCTCGGCGACTTCCTCGTTCCGCCGCACCTCCGCGTTGCGCGTGAGGCGGAACACCGTGGTGTCGACGACTTCGACGTTCGGGAACAGGAGGTCGAGGTTCGAGCGGATGACCTCCTCCAGCAGGACGTACTCGTCGTCGTCGACTTCGACGAGTCGCGGGCGGTTCTGCGGAATCTTCACGCGCGTGAACGTCGGTTCCTCGCCGGCGTCGGGCCGCGTCATCACGGCCAGCGAGAGGCTGAGATTGGAGATGAACGGGAACGGATGCGCGGGGTCGAACGCAAGCGGCGTCAGCGTCGGGAGGACCGACTCCTCGAAGTACTGTCGCATCCGCTCCCGTTGGGACGCGGTCAGGTCGTCGTAGCCGTGGACGTAGATACCCTCGTCGGCGAGGGCGCCGCGAATCTCGTCGAGGTAACACTCGGCCTGCGCGCGGAACATCGGCCGGGCCTTCTCCAGCACCTCCGTCAACTGCTGTCTCGGCGTGCGACCGTCCACGGTCTGTTCGGTCACGTCGGCGTCTATCTGCTGTTTGAGCCCGCCGACCCGTTTCATGAAGAACTCGTCCATGTTCTTCGTGAACAGCGAGAGGAAGCGGACGCGTTCGAGGAGCGGTTGCCGGTCGTCCAGCGCCTCGTGGAGGACGCGGCGCTGGAACTCCATCTCGCTCAGTTCACGGT encodes:
- the ppk1 gene encoding polyphosphate kinase 1, giving the protein MEDTLGIEPYEPDDIDVDLTDPQFYLNRELSEMEFQRRVLHEALDDRQPLLERVRFLSLFTKNMDEFFMKRVGGLKQQIDADVTEQTVDGRTPRQQLTEVLEKARPMFRAQAECYLDEIRGALADEGIYVHGYDDLTASQRERMRQYFEESVLPTLTPLAFDPAHPFPFISNLSLSLAVMTRPDAGEEPTFTRVKIPQNRPRLVEVDDDEYVLLEEVIRSNLDLLFPNVEVVDTTVFRLTRNAEVRRNEEVAEDLIDMIQEVIEQRRFATVVRLEVEEDAPEVVVDLLREQLDIAEDEVFRLPGPLDHREFMSLVDFDRPDLKLDSWTPQLHPRLERGTGPTEVSAESTPTVFSEIRRDDILLHHPYHSFDDTVQRFLDEAATDPDVLAIKAAIYRTASDSQVIQSLIEAAENGKQVAVMVELKARFDEQNNLEWVRRLEEEGIHVAYGTIGLKTHTKTALVVREEDDGVQLYSHVATGNYHSETAKGYVDLGLLTADRDIGQDLVKVFNFFTGPSLDEQFRKLLIAPVTMREEFTRYIRKEARYALHGEDARIVVKVNGLEDPKMVEELYRASMAGVDVDLVVRDICRLRPGLDDVSENVTVHSVVDRFLEHSRIFYFENGGSPPPSRATGDAGGDPAWFIGSADWMERNLDKRVEAVAPVEDRDIREQLRFVLELSMTDNRKRWTMNADGSYDQQHPADGEPVVNMQSILMEQAASAHGRDATRGIPTGHPAVSEELLVAPRSETGSEDGSDGAGAGDEVEAGDEVALGNGSDASAESDAGDEPEESPSATGVARDGGPDDPDLPQVMRDHADRWYVPDSRRYDYAVRTPEGDRQYRKTREAAEKLLRRYYA